The Candidatus Eisenbacteria bacterium genome has a segment encoding these proteins:
- a CDS encoding TonB-dependent receptor, producing the protein MRLLAVILRVLFVAAPFLVLLLLAASFARAEASSPIDLTMLSLEDLMAIEVTSVSKKTEHLSDAAAAVYVLTGEEIRRTGATTIADALRFVPGLQVARVSSSWWAITSRGFAGNFSNKLLVLIDGRSVYTPFYAGVYWDAQDVLLEDVERIEVIRGPGAALWGANAMNGVINIITKEAAKTQGYFSKTAAGSQEKRLVEQRYGASIGENARLRIYAKYADRDGFPPAAGSDANDGWSSIQGGFRLDGEAGRSRHFTVQGDAGEGEVEGAYSFPIVQEPYYAEIEDTTRFRGGNVLLRWTETLSDLSELSVQAYFDRSDRDNIRFSEEHNTIDLDLHHRWRPIERAEIVWGAGYRTISDRVDSVQGGYTVPAERTVGIASGFVQTDLALRADELYLTLGSKFERNEYTGLEIQPNARLRWLPSENHTLWGAVSRAARTPSRVERDAVIEWETIPPYSSDNRSPYPAIATLYGTDDFRSEKLTAYEVGYRFHPGDRMMIDLTTFYNRYTCLRTGEIGAVRFQGSPVSWIVLPVYGTNLGEGQTYGAEAAIDWRAANRLWFRTGYGYLRLDVWTDESGEVIEVEAAEGASPEHQAFTQAFVDLPGPVQADIGARYVDRLDRFDLGSHLTLDARIGWQPDAHVELFLVGTNLVGPKQVEFVPELRNGRFAVERAVYGGASIRY; encoded by the coding sequence ATGCGCCTCCTCGCCGTGATCCTCCGCGTCCTCTTCGTCGCCGCTCCGTTCCTCGTGCTCCTTCTCCTCGCGGCGAGCTTCGCGAGGGCCGAAGCGTCGAGCCCGATCGATCTCACCATGCTCAGCCTCGAGGATCTCATGGCGATCGAGGTGACCTCCGTGTCCAAGAAGACGGAGCATCTCTCGGACGCGGCGGCCGCGGTCTACGTTCTCACCGGCGAGGAGATCCGCCGCACGGGCGCGACGACGATCGCCGACGCGCTCCGCTTCGTCCCCGGCCTTCAGGTGGCGCGCGTCAGTTCGTCCTGGTGGGCGATCACTTCCCGCGGCTTCGCCGGCAACTTCTCGAACAAGCTCCTCGTCCTCATCGACGGGAGAAGCGTCTACACGCCCTTCTATGCGGGGGTCTATTGGGACGCGCAGGACGTTCTGCTCGAGGACGTCGAGCGGATCGAGGTGATCCGCGGCCCGGGCGCCGCGCTCTGGGGAGCGAACGCCATGAACGGCGTCATCAACATCATCACGAAAGAAGCGGCGAAAACCCAAGGGTACTTCTCGAAGACCGCGGCCGGATCGCAGGAGAAGCGGCTCGTCGAACAGCGCTATGGCGCGTCGATCGGGGAGAACGCCCGGCTTCGGATCTACGCGAAATACGCCGACAGGGACGGCTTCCCACCTGCGGCGGGATCCGACGCGAACGACGGTTGGTCCTCGATCCAGGGAGGATTCCGGCTCGACGGGGAGGCCGGTCGCTCCAGGCATTTCACTGTTCAAGGAGATGCGGGGGAGGGCGAGGTGGAGGGGGCGTACAGCTTCCCGATCGTGCAGGAGCCCTACTACGCGGAGATCGAGGACACGACGCGCTTCCGCGGCGGGAACGTCCTCCTCCGATGGACCGAGACGCTCTCCGATCTCTCGGAACTCTCCGTTCAGGCCTACTTCGATCGATCCGATCGGGACAACATTCGCTTCAGCGAGGAGCACAACACGATCGATCTGGATCTCCATCACCGATGGCGGCCGATCGAACGGGCGGAGATCGTTTGGGGCGCGGGGTATCGAACGATCTCCGACCGGGTGGACAGCGTGCAAGGCGGTTACACGGTTCCGGCGGAACGTACGGTCGGGATCGCGAGCGGGTTCGTCCAGACCGACCTCGCCCTGCGCGCCGATGAGCTCTACCTCACGCTCGGATCCAAGTTCGAGAGAAACGAGTATACCGGACTGGAGATCCAGCCGAACGCGAGACTTCGTTGGCTCCCGTCCGAGAACCACACGCTGTGGGGGGCCGTCTCGCGCGCGGCGAGGACCCCCTCGCGCGTGGAGCGGGACGCGGTCATCGAGTGGGAAACGATCCCACCGTATTCGTCGGACAACCGGAGCCCGTACCCGGCGATCGCGACGCTCTATGGGACGGACGACTTCCGGAGCGAGAAGCTCACGGCGTACGAGGTCGGATACCGCTTTCATCCCGGCGATCGCATGATGATTGATCTCACGACATTTTATAACCGGTACACCTGTCTCCGCACGGGCGAGATCGGAGCCGTTCGGTTCCAGGGGAGTCCTGTATCGTGGATCGTTCTCCCGGTCTACGGAACGAACCTCGGCGAAGGGCAGACGTACGGCGCGGAAGCGGCCATCGACTGGCGCGCCGCGAACCGACTCTGGTTCCGAACGGGATACGGCTACCTCCGCCTCGACGTCTGGACTGACGAGTCCGGCGAGGTGATCGAGGTCGAAGCGGCCGAAGGGGCGAGCCCCGAGCATCAAGCCTTCACACAGGCGTTCGTCGACCTGCCGGGCCCTGTCCAGGCGGATATCGGGGCGCGGTACGTCGACCGGCTCGACCGGTTCGACCTGGGCAGTCACCTCACGCTCGACGCCCGAATCGGATGGCAACCCGACGCGCACGTCGAGCTCTTTTTGGTCGGCACCAATCTTGTCGGGCCGAAGCAGGTCGAGTTCGTGCCCGAGCTCCGGAACGGGCGGTTCGCGGTCGAGCGGGCGGTCTACGGCGGAGCGAGCATCAGGTACTGA
- a CDS encoding YfiR family protein: MTMKRPIAILLVLLGAATLVHGMGAADESLSEYEIKAAFLYNFAKFADWPESAFSKPAAPLVIGILGKDPFGPILDQVVEKKPIDGRPVFVKRLKNAREAKGVHILFVPRTDNAELGRAFKEIDPLAILIVGENEKFAERYGTIGFFIEENRVRFEINVASAERAGIKLNAKLLQLARIVGNGKGDGK, encoded by the coding sequence ATGACGATGAAGCGGCCGATCGCGATCCTTCTCGTCCTCCTCGGGGCGGCGACGCTCGTCCACGGCATGGGCGCGGCGGACGAGTCGCTTTCCGAGTACGAGATCAAGGCCGCCTTCCTTTACAACTTCGCGAAATTCGCCGACTGGCCCGAGTCCGCGTTTTCCAAACCCGCCGCACCGCTCGTGATCGGGATCCTCGGGAAGGATCCGTTCGGCCCGATCCTCGACCAAGTCGTCGAGAAGAAGCCGATCGACGGCCGACCGGTCTTCGTCAAGCGCCTGAAGAACGCGCGGGAAGCGAAGGGGGTGCATATCCTCTTCGTTCCTCGGACGGACAATGCGGAGCTCGGGCGCGCCTTCAAGGAGATCGATCCGCTCGCGATCCTCATCGTCGGGGAGAACGAGAAGTTCGCCGAGCGGTATGGCACGATCGGGTTCTTCATCGAGGAGAACCGCGTGCGGTTCGAGATCAACGTCGCTTCCGCCGAGCGCGCGGGGATCAAGCTGAACGCGAAGCTCCTCCAGCTCGCCCGGATCGTGGGGAACGGGAAGGGAGACGGGAAATGA